A stretch of the Uranotaenia lowii strain MFRU-FL chromosome 3, ASM2978415v1, whole genome shotgun sequence genome encodes the following:
- the LOC129756953 gene encoding troponin C isoform X2, whose amino-acid sequence MSGIEDLPKEQVELLKNAFNAFDQEKNGYIGTEMVGTILSMLGHSLDDKLLKEIIDEVDADGSGELEFEEFCTLAARFLVEEDAEAMQQELKEAFRLYDKEGNGYITTDVLREILKELDSNLTNDDLDMMIEEIDSDGSGTVDFDEFMEIMTGGDD is encoded by the exons TgctgaagaacgccttcaatgCCTTCGATCAGGAGAAGAACGGCTACATCGGCACCGAGATGGTCGGAACCATCCTGAGCATGTTGGGCCACTCGCTCGACGACAAGCTGCTCAAGGAAATCATCGACGAGGTCGACGCTGACGGTTCCGGCGAGCTGGAATTCGAGGAGTTCTGTACCTTGGCTGCCCGGTTCCTGGTTGAGGAAGATGCCGAAGCCATGCAGCAGGAGCTGAAGGAAGCCTTCCGTCTGTACGACAAGGAGGGTAACGGCTACATCACCACCGATGTGCTCCGCGAAATCCTGAAGGAACTGGACAGCAACCTGACCAACGACGATCTGGACATGATGATTGAGGAAATCGATTCTGACGGTTCCGGAACCGTTGATTTCGATG AATTCATGGAAATCATGACCGGTGGAGACGATTAA
- the LOC129756953 gene encoding troponin C isoform X3: MEDLPKEQVELLKNAFNAFDQEKNGYIGTEMVGTILSMLGHSLDDKLLKEIIDEVDADGSGELEFEEFCTLAARFLVEEDAEAMQQELKEAFRLYDKEGNGYITTDVLREILKELDSNLTNDDLDMMIEEIDSDGSGTVDFDEFMEIMTGGDD; encoded by the exons TgctgaagaacgccttcaatgCCTTCGATCAGGAGAAGAACGGCTACATCGGCACCGAGATGGTCGGAACCATCCTGAGCATGTTGGGCCACTCGCTCGACGACAAGCTGCTCAAGGAAATCATCGACGAGGTCGACGCTGACGGTTCCGGCGAGCTGGAATTCGAGGAGTTCTGTACCTTGGCTGCCCGGTTCCTGGTTGAGGAAGATGCCGAAGCCATGCAGCAGGAGCTGAAGGAAGCCTTCCGTCTGTACGACAAGGAGGGTAACGGCTACATCACCACCGATGTGCTCCGCGAAATCCTGAAGGAACTGGACAGCAACCTGACCAACGACGATCTGGACATGATGATTGAGGAAATCGATTCTGACGGTTCCGGAACCGTTGATTTCGATG AATTCATGGAAATCATGACCGGTGGAGACGATTAA